GGCCGGATGCCACGGGAGAAGGGCCAGAAGCCCGTCGCGCAGAACAAGAAGGCGCGACACGACTATCACATCGAGGACACCTGGGAAGCAGGGTTGGTCCTCACCGGCACCGAGGTGAAGTCGCTGCGTCAAGGTCGCTGCTCGCTCCAGGACGGCTTCGCCGAGATCGACAACAGCGAAGTGTGGCTGCACGGCGTACACATCCCCGAATACAGCCAGGGCACCTGGACCAATCACTCTGCCCGGCGTCGCCGCAAACTGCTGCTCAACCGCTCCGAGATCGACAAGTTGGAGCGCAAG
This DNA window, taken from Nocardioides sp., encodes the following:
- the smpB gene encoding SsrA-binding protein SmpB — encoded protein: MPREKGQKPVAQNKKARHDYHIEDTWEAGLVLTGTEVKSLRQGRCSLQDGFAEIDNSEVWLHGVHIPEYSQGTWTNHSARRRRKLLLNRSEIDKLERKITDKGYTIVPLSLYFKDGRAKVEIALARGKKAYDKRHALAERQADREKVEAVQRRLKGHVD